The following proteins come from a genomic window of Miscanthus floridulus cultivar M001 chromosome 2, ASM1932011v1, whole genome shotgun sequence:
- the LOC136536600 gene encoding L10-interacting MYB domain-containing protein-like, whose protein sequence is MPLYDKANWCSSENNAVFCDLCVEEIKAGNRSNGLMTRRAYTNIAQNFYLQTGLKHSKTQLKNRWDRLKGLFTFWIWLNKQTGLGRKNGTVVASDKFWKEDTQKHSEWKKLKSGPQECLDQLEIMFENVVVNGSSSCIPGQYTDDADNEGFEPDADGHDESPMSVDIRKRSGSTDCNLFHSEIKLRAQMFYGCIVVLDGDMHVYQIDMDTGTAR, encoded by the exons ATGCCACTGTATGACAAGGCTAATTGGTGTTCATCGGAGAACAATGCTGTGTTCTGTGACCTATGCGTCGAAGAGATAAAAGCAGGGAACAGGAGCAATGGTTTGATGACCCGTAGAGCATATACAAACATAGCTCAGAACTTCTATTTACAAACTGGGTTAAAACATTCAAAAACTCAGCTTAAAAACAGATGGGATCGACTAAAAGGTCTGTTTACCTTTTGGATATGGCTCAACAAACAAACCGGACTTGGCCGAAAAAATGGAACAGTGGTGGCCAGTGACAAGTTCTGGAAAGAGGACACCCAG AAACATTCTGAATGGAAGAAGCTCAAAAGTGGCCCCCAAGAGTGCCTAGATCAGCTAGAGATAATGTTTGAGAATGTTGTAGTGAATGGTTCCTCCTCATGCATTCCTGGACAATACACTGACGACGCAGATAATGAAGGTTTTGAACCTGATGCCGATGGACATGATGAGAGTCCTATGAGTGTTGATATCAGGAAGAGATCTGGTAGTACTG ATTGCAATTTGTTTCATTCAGAAATCAAACTGCGTGCTCAGATGTTTTATGGTTGCATTGTTGTATTGGATGG TGATATGCATGTTTACCAAATCGATATGGACACTGGTACTGCTAGATAA